A stretch of DNA from Brevibacterium ihuae:
GTGGGCATCCGGGGTGGGCAGCGCCGGGGTGTCCGGAGGGGTCCCCCAGCCGGGCCCCACTGCCTCAGCGGGAGAGGAATCCGACACGGGCGTACACGTCCTCGACGGTGGCGCGGGCGATCACGCGTGCGCGGTCCGCTCCCGCGTGGAGGATCCGCTCGAGCTCGGCGGGATCGTCGAGCAGCTCGAAGGTCCGCTCCCGGACCGGGGCGAGGGATTCGACGGCGAGCTCGGCGAGCGCGACCTTGAGGTGGCCGTACATCTTCCCCTCGAACTGCGCGACGATCGACTCGACCGGCTCCCCGGAGAACGCGGAGTAGATGGTGAGGAGATTGGACACGCCGGGCTTCGCCTCGGGGTCGTAGGCGATGACGGTGTCGTTGTCGGTGACCGCGGACTTGAACTTCTTGAGCAGCGCCTTCGGCTCGTCGAGCACGTCGATCCGGCCGGCGGGATTCGCCGCGGACTTCGACATCTTGGCCCCGGGGTTCTGGAGGTCGTAGATCTTCGCGGTCTCCTTGAGGATGCCGGGCTCCGGCACGGTGAAGGTCGTCCCGTGGCGCTGGTTGAATCGCACGGCGAGGTTGCGGGTGAGCTCGAGGTGTTGGCGCTGGTCCTCGCCGACCGGGACGATGTCGGCCTGGTAGAGGAGGATGTCGGCGGCCATGAGCGCCGGGTAGGTGAGCAGGCCGAGCGAGATGTGCGCGTTCTTCGCGGCCTTGTCCTTGAACTGCGTCATGCGCTGCGCCTCGCCGAGCGAGGCCGTGCACTCGAGCACCCAGCTCAGCTGCGTGGTCTCGGGCACGTGGGACTGGACGAAGATCGTCGACCGCTCCGGGTCGAGGCCGGCGGCGATGAACTGTGCGGCGGTGCGCAGGGTCCGCTCGCGGAGCTCGACCGGATCCTGCTCGACGGTGATCGCATGCATGTTGGCGATGAAGAAGAAGGCGTCGTGCGTCTCCTGCTGCTCGACGAACTGCTGCAGCGCCCCGATGTAGTTCCCCAGGTGGAGCGAGTCCGAGGTGGCCTGGATGCCGGAGAGGGAACGGGGGCGGTGCTGCGATTCGGAGGTCTGCGTCATGGTGCCCATTCTGCCACCGCCGGC
This window harbors:
- the trpS gene encoding tryptophan--tRNA ligase translates to MTQTSESQHRPRSLSGIQATSDSLHLGNYIGALQQFVEQQETHDAFFFIANMHAITVEQDPVELRERTLRTAAQFIAAGLDPERSTIFVQSHVPETTQLSWVLECTASLGEAQRMTQFKDKAAKNAHISLGLLTYPALMAADILLYQADIVPVGEDQRQHLELTRNLAVRFNQRHGTTFTVPEPGILKETAKIYDLQNPGAKMSKSAANPAGRIDVLDEPKALLKKFKSAVTDNDTVIAYDPEAKPGVSNLLTIYSAFSGEPVESIVAQFEGKMYGHLKVALAELAVESLAPVRERTFELLDDPAELERILHAGADRARVIARATVEDVYARVGFLSR